Below is a genomic region from Longimicrobium sp..
CGGAGGCGACCACCAGGTGCCCCAGGTGCGGCGGGTCGAAGGTCCCGCCGAATACCCCGATGCGCATTCCGCCTGCGGGCGCCCCTACGCCGGCGGAAGGGTGCGCGCTTCGGGGCTCTGCGGGTAGCTCTGCCGCAGCTTTGCGCGGGTCTCCTGCGCCTCTTCCTTGTACCCCACCCGGTCGTACGCCAGCGCCATCTGCAGCAGCGCCTGCGGTGCCGTGGGGGTGTCCGGGTACTCCGTGGCCGCGCGCTGGAAGTAGATGACCGACGCGTCGAAGGCGCCGCGGCGGAAGTACCACATCCCGGCCTCGTACGACTTGCGGGCCAGCTTGTCGCGCAGCTCCGCCACCCAGAGGCGCGCCCGGTCCGACCGGGCGGTCTGCCCGTAGTACTCCACGTACGAGCCGCAGTACAGCAGCGCCGTCTCGGTGTTCTCCTGGTCCAGCGCCGTCTTGGGCGACAGGGTGCGGTACGCCTCGCACACGCCGAAGCGGGCGTCTTCCTGGCGCGGCGTGGCGGGAA
It encodes:
- the bamD gene encoding outer membrane protein assembly factor BamD, with the translated sequence MRPKLLTRCAPLALVLALSTAGCSVFRAPPPLTPETAYQRGMAAYEARRFGRAAELLQTWVDASAGDPRLPEGLYALGRSRMETHEQLMAATTFLRIVTEFPATPRQEDARFGVCEAYRTLSPKTALDQENTETALLYCGSYVEYYGQTARSDRARLWVAELRDKLARKSYEAGMWYFRRGAFDASVIYFQRAATEYPDTPTAPQALLQMALAYDRVGYKEEAQETRAKLRQSYPQSPEARTLPPA